The window GATCTATTTCATATTGGCCTTTTGGGAAGCTTTTATGGACTATCAGTTAAGCACTTCTCAGGTAATAAATCTTTCACCATGGAAGTACACGATGCTTAAATTAAGCATAATGGTATTCTATTCACTATTTATGCTTGGATTTTATCAAATGGGGCTTATTTGGAAAAACAGTTGGATTAAACCGGCTTCCTTACTTGCCATAGCAGCAATTGTGGTTTGCATTGCAGTTGACCTCTACATGTTTTACAACATTGATACAGATCCATTGCCGCTAATGGCAACAAAAGCCATAACCTTCGGAAGTATTTACACGATTTTTGGATTTGGACTTTTTAAGTACAAAAACGAATTTGGCAACTTGGCAATTGGTGCAGGGATTGCTGCCACTTTCACGGGCTTGTTATTTATTTCGGTAGTTTTGGCGTTGGTCGGTTTGGTAACCCTCGCAATTAGTGAAATTCTCCTGCTAATTGTATTATACAGTGCCTTTGACAAGATAAAAAATCAACAAGCACAGTGATACAATCTCACTCAAAAACGATCAAATACCATTACCAATAATCGCTAATCCGATAAAAGCAGATAAAAAGTAAAGCCATTCATTCATAAAGTACCGAAACCGTACAAACGGCTTAAAACAAACTTAAGCTTTGGCTTTCTAAAAAAACAAGTGTGACAGCGCCAACTGTCACACTTTTAAATTTCTATGGCTATTTTACTTCAACTTTGTCCAGAAGCTTGGCACATCAGTCTGCACCATGGTAGCACCTTTATTAAGCCATTCTCGGGCCCATTCTTGGTCAGGATTGGTTAGCATTTCCCTGTCCACATCTCCAAGAGCATTAATCCAAAGCCTTACACCATACTTCTTAGCTTTTGCCACTGTTTTAGGGGTATAAAAACTTGGGTCAATATGCACAGCCCTAGGGTTAAATTTCTTAACCGCTTTTTTTATCTCTTTTGTTTTGTAGGTTCTTGGCATTATAAAAGCATCCGGAAGCTTTGTTTGAAATGCCGCCAATACATCCCAGTCTGAATCGAAAAATAACAATTCATCAACAACATCCATGGCTTTAACCACCTCCAACACCTCTTCAACTTTATCCGTTTTCATATCCATATCCACCATGATTCGTCCTTTGGTAACTTTTAGTGCTTCTTCTAGGGTTGGGATTTTCTCAAGGGTAGCTTCTCCTTTATGAAGTAAATTTAACGTTTGTAAGTAGCTATAATCCAAAGTTTCAATATCTCCGGTACCGGTTGTTGTTCTATCTACTGTTTGATCATGCATCAAAACTACTACACCATCAGCAGTCACTCTAATGTCAAGCTCAATAATATCTACTCCCATACGGATAGCTTCTTCTATGGCAACAATACTATTTTCAGGGAAATTTTGATTGGCCGCCCGGTGAGCAATTACCATCAATTCTTCAGTTTTAAGAAACTTTTCCTTGATTTCATCGACTTGCGCCTGACCAAATTGGACAAACAGAAAAAGGAAAAATAATGGTGCTAAAATTCTTTTTGTTATTAAATGCATTTGCTGTATAATTCTTGTGTAAAGTATCACTAAGCTATACTTTCAAAAGTTGAAGAAGGCCATTAAGATTATAGAAATTACCCCCTGTGCTTTGTTAAATTTAAATCAACTGAATGTTAAACCCGAAATATCAATGTCGTTTAGTTAAGGTTTATAAGTTATAAAATTACTGGGTCTGGCAGTATACCTTTTTATTCTAGGAACTGACCTGTTGGGCCGTACTATTTCAAGTTGAAGCAACAGTTTGAAAGCATAATCAGATATTTTTCCAATGATTTTGTCCATTCCTTGTTTGAGTTGATCAATTATAGATTTGGTTTTACGATACGCTTGGGTTCTGTTGATCTGATAAGTGTTTTTCCGTTTTTTATTACAGTAGTCAATCCCTTTTTTGGTAAGTGTTTTACTGAGGATGTTGCTCAAGTTGGCCCTGAGAATGATTCTATTAAAATCCTGGAGAACGGCCCTGGCCGTCTTTCCGCTCAGGTTTTCAAGTTCCGCCCTGGTTTTGAGTAGCTTGAAAGACTCTTCAACAGGCCATCTTTTCCTGTATAGCTCACGTATTTCCTTGACAGGGCACTTCCTATGGTCAACTAGGTTGGTTATCAATATATGGTCTTCTCCTGATGCAATCGGTACCCGTACGAGCCTTAATTTGAGTGCCTCAGTAGGAATATTCCTTTCCCTACACCTGTTTAAGGCCTCTTTGGAAGGGGACACCTCTATGATCTGCTGTTTTTGGGTAGATGCTAAAAATGCTTTTGCATGTTTCCATCTGTTTGCCTTTACCCTGATGACAAAGGATTTCTGTTGCTGAACCAATGTGGACATGAGCCAAAAGGCCGCATAAGCCCTATCCATTATAAGCAGGTCGCCCTGCCCTAGACAGGGAAGATGACTTTCACACAGAGCAAGTTCACTTGTCCTGTAATGTTTGATCTTGGCATCTATACTGATTTGGTTGAGTACATCGTAGGCTTGGGAAACACGGGCTAACACTACTTTTCTCCCGTTTTCAGTCCGGGTTTCGAAATGGCCAAAACCTTTTGCCAATTCTTTGCTGTAAGGAAGCTGCAAAGTACTGCCGTCGATACCTATAAGCCGAAAACCTTTCCATTTACGAATATGGCTGGCTTTTTTATAATAAAAAGAACATTGTTGTTCATTGAGCCATGTAAACACCTTGGGGTTTAGTTTGGATCGTTGCTGACTGAATGCTCCTTTGGAATAGCTGACCGATTTGTCGGAAAAAAAATTATCAAGTTCTTGCTGAACACTCGATTTACCCAGGCCCAACATGAAGTAGATAAGATCTGTAAAACCCAAACACCGCTGACGAACAAACGCTGTGTTAGTCGTACGGAACCTATCGCGTGTTAATCCATTTTCTATATTGTTTTTTAATAGTTTTAAAAAGTCCTTCGAAAAGGAAAAGGACTTGATTGTTGTTAGATTATTTTCAAAAAAACTACGCTCCCTTTTCTTTCCTAAAAATAATAAAATTTCCTTAACTAAACGACATTGCCCGAAATATGCAATAGACAATCTGTTATCTGCTGAAATCGCTTTAAAATCGGCCACTTCGTTGCTGCTTTCAATTTCACCATAGCGGTGCTAAACTAAAATCTCCAAACAACCTGATTTTCTTGCGATTACAACATTTCCTATAAACACGGGACCGGCTTCACCCCTGACTATTGTCTGGGTGGAGAAACCCTATTACATAATCCGTGTAAAAATAAGAAGAGTAGCTTCCGATTTTTAGGGAATCCAAACGCAGTTATTGTTCTCAAAATCGGCTAGCGTAGGGTTAAAAGCATTCAATTGCGCAACATAGGTATCAGTCTTATCTTTCTTTTCAATATAATTTACCAAGGCACAAAAATCAATGAGTGAGTCGTTAGAATAAATCCTTATATCCCTAGATTTATTTAAGTTCTCTAAGCCTTTTAAGCTTGCTAGGTTGATATTATTTGTTATCAGTATTTGTTGGGCTTCCTGCAATTGCTCCAAACCATGGAGGTTGGATAAAGACCTGTTATCAAATAATACAAACTGCTCTTTTAAGGAAGTCAATGCTTTTAAACCGGCCAAGGAACTCAATTGATCATTGTCTTTGATGGAAAGAATTTTTGTAACCGAACTCAAGTTATCCAATCCAGTCAATTCCTTCAACTCGAGGTTACTTTCTATTTCAAGAAAACCCACCTCCTCAATATTCTCTAATCCTTTTAAAGATTGGAGACCATCATTGTAACGGATAATTAGTCCGGAAACTTGTTGGAGATTCTTCAGCAATGATAAATCTTCCACATTACTGGTATAATGGATGGCCAAAACACCATTTATCGTAGAATATCCTTTTTCAGCAATATTTTTAAGGTCAGAGAGGGACCTGACTTCCAGATCACCATCATATACAACCGGCTGAGAAGGCTCTTCTTCATCAGAGCAGGAAAGAAAAAAGAATAAAGATGTTAGCAGAAATATATGCCTCATAATATGGAGTCTTAGGTGACAAATTAAAAGATTTTATGCCTTAAGAC of the Cyclobacterium marinum DSM 745 genome contains:
- a CDS encoding glycerophosphodiester phosphodiesterase family protein; the protein is MHLITKRILAPLFFLFLFVQFGQAQVDEIKEKFLKTEELMVIAHRAANQNFPENSIVAIEEAIRMGVDIIELDIRVTADGVVVLMHDQTVDRTTTGTGDIETLDYSYLQTLNLLHKGEATLEKIPTLEEALKVTKGRIMVDMDMKTDKVEEVLEVVKAMDVVDELLFFDSDWDVLAAFQTKLPDAFIMPRTYKTKEIKKAVKKFNPRAVHIDPSFYTPKTVAKAKKYGVRLWINALGDVDREMLTNPDQEWAREWLNKGATMVQTDVPSFWTKLK
- a CDS encoding IS4 family transposase — its product is MADFKAISADNRLSIAYFGQCRLVKEILLFLGKKRERSFFENNLTTIKSFSFSKDFLKLLKNNIENGLTRDRFRTTNTAFVRQRCLGFTDLIYFMLGLGKSSVQQELDNFFSDKSVSYSKGAFSQQRSKLNPKVFTWLNEQQCSFYYKKASHIRKWKGFRLIGIDGSTLQLPYSKELAKGFGHFETRTENGRKVVLARVSQAYDVLNQISIDAKIKHYRTSELALCESHLPCLGQGDLLIMDRAYAAFWLMSTLVQQQKSFVIRVKANRWKHAKAFLASTQKQQIIEVSPSKEALNRCRERNIPTEALKLRLVRVPIASGEDHILITNLVDHRKCPVKEIRELYRKRWPVEESFKLLKTRAELENLSGKTARAVLQDFNRIILRANLSNILSKTLTKKGIDYCNKKRKNTYQINRTQAYRKTKSIIDQLKQGMDKIIGKISDYAFKLLLQLEIVRPNRSVPRIKRYTARPSNFITYKP
- a CDS encoding helix-turn-helix domain-containing protein yields the protein MQQPELGRKILELRKANGLTQEDLVARCNINVRTIQRIEAGEVTPRSHTIRSIFAALDIDFDQIQTSAPPLPSKNAAQWFLFAFLGGLIYFILAFWEAFMDYQLSTSQVINLSPWKYTMLKLSIMVFYSLFMLGFYQMGLIWKNSWIKPASLLAIAAIVVCIAVDLYMFYNIDTDPLPLMATKAITFGSIYTIFGFGLFKYKNEFGNLAIGAGIAATFTGLLFISVVLALVGLVTLAISEILLLIVLYSAFDKIKNQQAQ